The Impatiens glandulifera chromosome 3, dImpGla2.1, whole genome shotgun sequence genome contains a region encoding:
- the LOC124928742 gene encoding protein CELLULOSE SYNTHASE INTERACTIVE 1-like — protein sequence MQGEYAQALQENAMCALANISGGLSSVISSLGQSLDSCSSPAQIADTLGALASALMIYDTKAETTRVSNPLDIEQTLIKQFQHGLPFLVQERTIEALASLYGNTVLANKLANSEAKRLLVGLITMAANEVQDELLKSLLMLCNDEGGIWRSLQGREGIQLLISLLGLSSEQQQECAVAMLRLLSNENDESKWAITAAGGIPPLVQILETGSAKAKEDSATILGNLCNHSEDIRACVESADAVPALLWLLKNGSQNGKEIAAKTLNHLIHKSDTSTISQLSALLTSDLPESKIYVLDALKSMLSVAPLSDLLREGSAANDAIETMIKILSSPREETQAKSAAALAGIFDIRKDLRESSIAVETLREAIKLLNVDSEKILVESCHCLASIFLSIRQNRDVASVAKDALPSLVTLANSSALQVAEQATCALANFLLDNAASEKVVPAEIIVPATRVLREGTIVGKTHAASAISRLLHSSAVDPALTDCVNRAGTILALVAFLETADSGSVATSEALDALSLLSRLEGTSGQVKPAWEVLSEFPNSISPIVSSISGSSPALQDKAIETLSRLCRAQPIALGNTVVSSSGCISSVTKRLINSSNRMVKTGGASILICAAKVNPQRVIEDLNETNSRKSLIQSLTGMLTSMKSPNVVEKSEKDVISICRDTKGGRSVDPETTTSIISGANLFIWLLAVLATHDQKSKTEIMEAGAIDVLTERITNCLSQYIQVDDKEDSGMWICALLLAILFQDRDIIRANATSKSIPVLTNLLKYEDSASRYFAAQAMTSLVCNGSRGTLLSVANSGAASGLISLLGSADDDIHDLLELADEFSLARYPDQVSLERLFRVDDIRSGATSRKAIPILVDLLKPIPDRPGAPFLALGLLLQLAKDCPPNKIMMVESGALEALTKYLSLGPKDAIEEAATDLLGILFSSAEICRHESAFGAVRQLLAVLRMGGRGARYSAAKALENLFSADHIRNAETSRQAVQPLVEILSTGLEKEQHAAIAALVRLLSENPARALVVADIEMNAVDVLCRILSSNCSLELKGDAAELCSVLFGNTRIRSTIAAARCVEPLVSLLVMESSPAQYSAVRALDKLLDDEQLAELVAAHGAVIPLVGLLYGKNYNLHEAISRALVKLGKDRPSCKTEMVRAGVIEGMLDILHEAPDFVSSAFAELLRILTNNATISKGPSAAKVVEPLFQLLTLPEFGPDGQHSALQVLVNILEHEHCRAEHNLTSHKAIEPILPLLESPSPAVQQLAAELLSHLLLEEHLQKDPITPQVIGPLIRVTGSGIPILQQRAVRALVGIAVTWPNEIAKEGGVSELSKVILQTDSSLPHALWESASSVLASLLQYSSEFYLEVPVAVLVRLLSSGSEITIIGALNALLVLESDDSTSAEAMAESGAIEALLELLRCHQCEDTAARLLEALLNNVKIRETKATKSAIVPLSQYLLDPQTQSQQARLLAALALGNLFQNEALARTADAVSACRALVNLLEDQPTEDMKVVAICALQNLVMYSRSNKRAVAEAGGVQVVLDLIGSSEPETSVQAAMFVKLLFSNNTILEYASSETVRAITAAIEKELWATGAVNEEYLKTLNSLFSNFPRLRATEPATLSIPHLVTSLKTTSEPTQEAALDSLFLLRQAWSACPAEVSRAQSIAAADAIPLLQFLIQSGPPRFQEKAEFLLQCLPGTLVVIIKRGNNMRQSVGNPSVYCKLTLGNTPPRQTKVISTGPNPEWDESFAWTFESPPKGQKLHISCKNKSKMGKSSFGKVTIQIDRVVMLGTVAGEYALLPESKSGPSRNLEIEFQWSNK from the exons ATGCAAGGTGAGTATGCACAAGCTTTGCAGGAGAACGCAATGTGTGCTCTTGCAAATATTTCTGGTGGGCTATCTTCTGTCATTTCCAGTTTAGGACAAAGCCTGGATTCATGCTCCTCACCTGCTCAGATTGCTGACACACTAGGAGCTTTAGCTTCAGCTCTTATGATATATGATACAAAAGCAGAAACCACTAGGGTATCAAACCCTTTGGATATTGAGCAAACATTGATCAAACAATTTCAACATGGCTTACCATTTCTCGTACAAGAGCGCACTATAGAAGCCCTAGCTAGTTTATATGGAAACACAGTACTTGCAAATAAACTTGCAAATTCAGAAGCAAAACGTCTGCTAGTTGGTTTAATTACCATGGCAGCCAATGAAGTGCAAGATGAACTACTAAAATCACTCCTCATGCTATGCAATGATGAGGGGGGCATTTGGCGTTCTCTTCAAGGTAGGGAAGGGATTCAACTTTTAATTTCTCTTCTTGGCCTTTCTTCAGAACAACAACAAGAGTGTGCTGTTGCGATGCTTCGACTTCTGTCGAATGAGAATGATGAAAGCAAATGGGCTATAACTGCTGCTGGGGGCATACCACCACTTGTTCAGATTCTGGAAACTGGGTCAGCAAAGGCAAAGGAAGACTCTGCAACGATCCTGGGGAATCTGTGTAATCATAGTGAAGATATACGTGCATGTGTTGAAAGTGCTGATGCTGTACCTGCTTTGTTGTGGCTACTAAAGAACGGAAGCCAAAATGGGAAAGAAATTGCTGCTAAAACATTGAACCATTTGATTCACAAGTCCGATACATCAACTATCAGTCAACTAAGTGCATTATTGACCAGTGACTTACCTGAATCTAAGATATATGTTTTGGATGCATTGAAAAGTATGCTTTCTGTTGCCCCTCTTAGTGATTTGTTACGTGAAGGAAGTGCTGCTAATGATGCAATAGAAACGATGATAAAAATTCTAAGCTCTCCTAGGGAAGAGACTCAGGCCAAATCTGCAGCTGCACTTGCTGGAATCTTCGACATCAGAAAGGACCTGCGTGAAAGTAGCATTGCTGTGGAAACCCTTAGGGAAGCCATTAAGCTCCTAAATGTTGATTCTGAGAAAATATTAGTAGAGTCCTGCCATTGCCTAGCCTCAATCTTCCTTTCCATAAGACAGAACAGGGATGTGGCTTCTGTCGCTAAAGATGCATTACCTTCATTGGTAACCCTGGCTAACTCTTCAGCCTTGCAAGTTGCTGAGCAAGCAACCTGTGCACTAGCTAACTTTCTCCTGGACAATGCAGCTTCAGAGAAAGTAGTCCCTGCAGAGATTATCGTGCCTGCTACTCGTGTGCTGCGTGAAGGGACCATCGTGGGGAAAACACATGCAGCATCCGCAATATCTCGTCTCCTTCATTCAAGTGCAGTAGATCCTGCACTGACTGACTGTGTGAATCGTGCAGGTACCATTCTTGCATTGGTTGCTTTCCTGGAAACTGCTGATAGTGGTTCTGTTGCCACATCAGAGGCACTAGACGCACTTTCCCTTCTCTCAAGGTTGGAAGGAACTAGTGGACAAGTCAAGCCTGCATGGGAAGTTCTGTCAGAATTCCCAAACAGCATATCTCCTATAGTTTCATCTATTTCTGGTTCATCCCCAGCTTTGCAAGACAAGGCCATTGAAACATTGTCTAGGCTTTGCAGAGCTCAGCCAATTGCCCTTGGGAATACAGTTGTTTCTTCTTCTGGATGCATTTCATCTGTCACTAAGAGGTTGATCAATTCTTCAAACAGGATGGTGAAAACTGGAGGTGCATCGATTCTTATTTGTGCAGCAAAAGTAAATCCACAGCGTGTTATAGAAGATTTAAATGAGACCAATTCTCGTAAGTCTCTTATTCAATCTCTTACCGGAATGCTTACTTCTATGAAATCCCCAAATGTGGTAGAGAAGTCAGAGAAGGATGTTATAAGTATCTGCAGAGATACTAAGGGTGGAAGAAGTGTTGATCCTGAGACAACTACTTCAATTATTTCTGGAGCAAACCTTTTTATATGGCTGCTTGCAGTCCTTGCAACCCATGATCAGAAAAGCAAGACTGAGATTATGGAGGCTGGAGCCATTGATGTTCTCACTGAGAGAATTACCAATTGTTTGTCCCAGTACATTCAG GTCGATGATAAGGAAGATAGTGGTATGTGGATATGCGCCTTACTATTGGCAATTTTGTTTCAAGATAGAGATATCATACGTGCAAATGCAACCTCAAAATCCATACCTGTTCTTACCAACTTACTGAAGTATGAGGATTCAGCGAGCAGGTATTTTGCAGCTCAAGCTATGACCAGCCTCGTTTGTAATGGAAGTAGGGGTACTCTTCTCTCTGTAGCAAATTCCGGGGCTGCAAGTGGCCTCATTTCTTTGCTTGGAAGTGCTGATGATGACATTCATGATCTTCTAGAACTTGCCGATGAATTTTCTTTGGCTCGTTATCCAGATCAAGTTTCTCTTGAGCGGTTGTTTAGGGTTGATGATATTCGGTCAGGTGCTACATCTCGCAAAGCAATACCAATACTTGTGGATCTGCTAAAACCTATTCCAGATCGCCCAGGTGCTCCCTTTCTAGCACTCGGCCTTTTACTTCAGCTTGCAAAGGACTGTCCGCCAAATAAGATTATGATGGTAGAATCAGGTGCTTTAGAAGCCTTGACTAAGTATCTTTCTCTTGGACCAAAGGATGCAATTGAAGAAGCTGCAACAGATCTTTTGGGTATCCTATTTAGCAGTGCTGAGATATGTAGACATGAATCTGCCTTTGGAGCTGTTAGACAACTCCTAGCAGTTCTACGAATGGGTGGAAGAGGTGCAAGATATAGTGCAGCAAAGGCATTGGAGAATCTTTTCTCCGCCGACCACATACGAAATGCAGAAACTTCCAGACAGGCTGTTCAACCCTTGGTGGAAATTTTGAGCACTGGATTAGAGAAAGAGCAACATGCCGCTATTGCTGCTTTAGTTAGATTATTAAGTGAGAACCCGGCAAGAGCACTTGTTGTTGCAGATATTGAAATGAATGCAGTTGATGTTCTTTGCAGGATTCTTTCATCAAACTGTTCACTCGAGTTGAAGGGCGATGCAGCTGAGTTATGCAGTGTTCTCTTTGGGAATACAAGAATCAGGTCTACAATAGCTGCAGCTAGATGTGTTGAGCCTCTAGTTTCTCTTCTTGTAATGGAGTCCAGTCCTGCTCAGTATTCTGCTGTCCGTGCTCTAGATAAACTCCTGGATGATGAGCAACTCGCTGAACTAGTTGCTGCACACGGTGCGGTTATTCCTCTAGTTGGGCTTCTCTACGGTAAAAATTATAATCTTCACGAGGCAATTTCTAGAGCACTTGTGAAACTGGGGAAAGATAGACCTTCTTGTAAGACGGAAATGGTGAGGGCTGGAGTTATCGAGGGTATGCTCGATATTCTCCATGAAGCACCGGATTTTGTGTCATCTGCATTTGCAGAATTACTCCGTATATTGACAAATAACGCCACCATTTCCAAAGGTCCATCTGCAGCAAAAGTGGTTGAGCCACTTTTCCAGTTGCTAACACTACCTGAATTTGGACCCGATGGACAGCATAGTGCCTTACAGGTACTTGTTAACATCCTGGAACATGAACATTGTCGAGCTGAACATAACTTGACATCACACAAAGCTATTGAACCCATTCTACCATTACTAGAGTCTCCTTCTCCCGCTGTGCAACAATTAGCTGCTGAACTTCTCTCACACCTTCTCTTGGAAGAACATTTGCAAAAGGATCCAATTACTCCACAAGTGATTGGTCCACTGATAAGAGTCACTGGATCCGGTATACCAATTCTCCAGCAAAGAGCTGTAAGGGCTCTTGTTGGTATTGCAGTAACCTGGCCAAATGAAATTGCTAAAGAGGGGGGTGTCAGTGAACTGTCTAAAGTGATATTGCAAACTGATTCCTCACTTCCCCATGCATTATGGGAATCGGCATCCTCTGTTTTAGCTAGTTTGCTACAATATAGCTCCGAGTTTTATTTGGAAGTCCCTGTTGCGGTTCTAGTAAGGTTACTAAGTTCCGGTTcagaaatcactattattggtGCCCTAAATGCTCTTTTGGTGTTGGAGAGTGATGATAGCACCAGTGCTGAAGCAATGGCAGAAAGCGGTGCCATTGAAGCCCTTCTGGAACTTCTGAGATGTCATCAGTGTGAAGATACCGCTGCAAGGCTTCTAGAGGCCTTACTTAACAATGTGAAGATAAGAGAAACGAAGGCTACAAAATCTGCTATAGTACCTTTATCCCAGTATCTATTGGATCCACAAACTCAAAGTCAACAGGCTAGGTTATTGGCGGCACTTGCTCTTGGTAATCTCTTCCAAAATGAGGCTCTTGCCCGGACTGCTGATGCTGTTTCAGCTTGTAGGGCTTTAGTTAATCTTCTTGAAGATCAACCTACTGAAGATATGAAAGTTGTAGCTATATGTGCCTTGCAAAACCTTGTGATGTATAGTCGGTCAAATAAAAGAGCTGTAGCAGAAGCCGGTGGCGTCCAGGTTGTATTGGATCTCATTGGTTCAAGTGAGCCAGAGACCTCTGTGCAGGCTGCTATGTTTGTTAAGCTTCTCTTCTCTAACAACACAATCCTGGAGTATGCTTCTAGTGAAACAGTTAGGGCGATTACTG CTGCAATAGAAAAGGAGTTATGGGCCACAGGGGCAGTTAATGaagaatatttgaaaacattaaatTCCCTCTTCAGCAACTTCCCACGGCTGAGAGCCACAGAGCCTGCAACACTGAGTATTCCCCATTTAGTTACATCCCTAAAAACAACATCGGAGCCAACACAGGAGGCTGCTTTAGACTCACTGTTTCTGCTAAGGCAAGCTTGGTCAGCTTGTCCTGCTGAAGTATCTAGGGCACAATCTATTGCTGCAGCTGATGCAATTCCTTTGCTACAGTTTCTTATTCAGTCGGGTCCACCTCGGTTTCAGGAGAAGGCGGAATTTCTCTTACAGTGTTTACCAGGAACGTTAGTTGTAATTATCAAACGTGGGAACAATATGAGACAATCAGTTGGAAACCCTAGTGTTTATTGCAAGTTGACGCTGGGAAACACTCCACCAAGACAAACTAAG GTTATATCAACGGGTCCAAATCCAGAGTGGGATGAAAGCTTTGCTTGGACGTTTGAAAGTCCACCAAAAGGACAGAAGCTTCATATATCATGCAAGAACAAGAGCAAAATGGGAAag AGCTCGTTTGGAAAGGTGACAATACAGATAGACCGGGTAGTAATGTTGGGTACAGTTGCGGGAGAGTATGCCTTGTTGCCTGAAAGTAAGAGTGGACCGTCAAGGAACTTGGAAATTGAGTTCCAATGGTCAAACAAGTAA
- the LOC124929231 gene encoding inositol-3-phosphate synthase — translation MFIDSFKVESPNVKYTEGEIHSVYNYDTTELSHENRNGSYQWTVKPKTVTYQFKTDTRVPKLGVMLVGWGGNNGSTLTGGVIANREGISWATKDKVQQANYFGSLTQASSIRVGSFNGEEIYAPFKSLLPMVNPDDIVFGGWDISDMNLADAMARARVFEIDLQKQLRPYMESMVPLPGIFDPDFIAANQGPRANNLIMGTKKEQVQQIIKDIREFKEKNKVDSVVVLWTANTERYSNVIAGLNDTIENLLNSMEKNEAEISPSTLYAIACVLENVPFINGSPQNTFVPGLIDFAIQRNCLIGGDDFKSGQTKMKSVLVDFLVGAGIKPTSIVSYNHLGNNDGMNLSAPQTFRSKEISKSNVVDDMVASNGILYEPGEHPDHVVVIKYVPYVADSKRAMDEYTSEIFMGGKNTIMMHNTCEDSLLAAPIILDLVLLAELSTRIQLKADGEGKFHSFHPVATILSYLTKAPLVPPGTPVVNALSKQRAMLENIMRACVGLAPENNMILEYK, via the exons ATGTTTATAGACAGTTTTAAGGTCGAGAGTCCCAATGTGAAGTACACAGAGGGAGAAATTCACTCCGTTTACAACTATGACACAACAGAGTTATCTCATGAGAACAGGAACGGTTCTTATCAATGGACTGTCAAACCCAAGACCGTCACCTACCAATTCAAGACCGATACACGCGTGCCTAAGCTTGG ggtTATGCTTGTTGGTTGGGGAGGTAACAATGGATCTACCTTGACTGGTGGTGTTATTGCCAATCGAGA AGGAATCTCTTGGGCAACAAAGGACAAGGTACAACAAGCCAATTACTTTGGTTCTCTCACTCAAGCGTCTTCAATTCGCGTTGGTTCATTCAATGGAGAGGAGATCTATGCCCCCTTTAAGAGCTTGCTTCCCATG GTGAATCCGGATGACATAGTGTTTGGAGGATGGGACATAAGCGATATGAACCTTGCTGATGCCATGGCTAGGGCCAGGGTCTTTGAGATTGACCTGCAGAAACAGCTAAGGCCTTACATGGAATCCATGGTTCCACTTCCAGGTATCTTTGATCCGGACTTCATTGCTGCTAACCAGGGGCCACGTGCCAACAACTTGATCATGGGCACAAAGAAGGAGCAGGTCCAACAAATCATCAAAGACATTAG GGAGTTTAAGGAGAAGAACAAAGTAGATAGTGTTGTTGTGTTGTGGACTGCCAACACTGAGAGGTACAGCAATGTGATTGCTGGGCTAAATGACACTATAGAGAATCTCTTGAATTCCATGGAGAAGAATGAGGCTGAAATCTCACCTTCTACATTGTATGCTATCGCTTGTGTTCTTGAGAATGTTCCCTTCATCAATGGAAGCCCCCAGAACACCTTTGTTCCAG GGCTCATTGATTTTGCAATTCAGAGAAACTGCTTAATTGGTGGAGACGATTTCAAGAGCGGGCAGACCAAGATGAAGTCTGTGTTGGTTGATTTCCTTGTTGGAGCTGGTATTAag CCAACTTCAATAGTAAGCTATAACCATTTGGGAAACAACGATGGTATGAATCTATCGGCTCCACAAACATTCCGTTCGAAGGAGATATCGAAAAGTAACGTTGTTGATGATATGGTTGCGAGCAATGGCATCCTTTACGAGCCTGGTGAGCATCCTGATCATGTCGTAGTCATCAAg TATGTACCATATGTGGCGGATAGCAAGAGAGCCATGGATGAATACACCTCTGAGATATTCATGGGAGGAAAGAACACCATAATGATGCACAACACTTGTGAGGATTCTTTGTTGGCAGCTCCAATCATCTTGGATTTGGTCCTTCTCGCTGAACTCAGCACCCGCATCCAACTTAAGGCCGATGgagag GGAAAATTCCACTCTTTCCATCCTGTAGCTACCATCCTCAGCTACCTCACCAAGGCTCCTCTT GTACCTCCGGGTACGCCGGTGGTGAATGCTCTATCGAAGCAAAGAGCGATGTTGGAGAACATAATGAGAGCTTGTGTTGGTTTGGCCCCAGAGAATAACATGATATTGGAGTACAAGTGA